A genomic segment from Trichocoleus sp. encodes:
- a CDS encoding glutathione peroxidase: MSATLTNREGQRIPTVTFRTRYNNEWVNVTTDELFKGKTVIVFSLPGAFTPTCSSTHLPGYNELATVFHQNGVDDILCLSVNDAFVMNEWAKDQECSNLRLIPDGNGEFTEGMGMLVDKSDLGFGKRSWRYSMLVKDGVVDKMFIEPDEPGDPFKVSDAQTMLNYINPEAAKPKCVSLFTKPGCPFCAKAKSMLTERGLQYEEIVLGKDATTRSLRAITQATTVPQVFIDGKLIGGSEALEAYLAAV, translated from the coding sequence ATGTCAGCTACATTAACAAACCGTGAAGGACAACGCATCCCGACTGTCACTTTTCGGACCCGCTACAACAATGAGTGGGTGAACGTTACAACAGATGAGTTGTTTAAGGGCAAGACTGTGATTGTCTTTTCCTTACCCGGTGCATTTACGCCGACCTGCTCTTCAACTCACCTGCCAGGCTACAACGAGCTGGCAACAGTCTTTCACCAGAATGGCGTTGATGACATTCTTTGTCTCTCGGTCAATGATGCATTTGTGATGAACGAGTGGGCAAAAGACCAGGAATGTAGCAACTTGAGGCTGATCCCAGACGGTAACGGAGAATTTACGGAAGGGATGGGCATGTTGGTCGATAAGTCTGATCTGGGGTTTGGCAAGCGTTCGTGGCGTTACTCCATGCTGGTGAAAGATGGCGTGGTTGACAAAATGTTCATCGAACCGGATGAGCCAGGCGACCCGTTTAAAGTGTCTGATGCTCAGACAATGCTGAACTACATCAACCCTGAAGCCGCAAAACCAAAGTGCGTTTCCCTGTTCACGAAACCGGGCTGCCCTTTCTGTGCTAAGGCAAAATCGATGTTGACAGAGCGAGGGCTGCAATATGAGGAAATTGTGCTGGGCAAAGACGCCACAACTCGATCGCTCCGAGCAATCACTCAGGCAACCACTGTCCCTCAAGTATTCATTGACGGTAAGCTTATCGGTGGCTCAGAAGCGCTGGAAGCCTATCTGGCAGCAGTTTAG
- a CDS encoding phosphoketolase family protein translates to MVANPPKPTIEESISSFGVARSTIKGNPLSPEELKKMHAFWRAANYLAVGMIHLRENPLLQEPIKPEQIKNRLLGHWGSSPGISFIYTHMNRVIKQQDLDMIYVVGPGHGAPGFLGPCYLEGTYSEIYPDKSEDLEGMKKFFKEFSFPGGIGSHCTPETPGSIHEGGELGYSLSHAYGAAYDNPDLIVVALVGDGESETGPLATSWHSNKFINPSRDGAVLPILHLNGYKINNPTIPARISHEELENLFRGYGYKPYFVEGSDPESMHQAMAATLDHCIAEIKEIQQKARSTGVVERPRWPMIVFRSPKGWSGPESIDGHKVEGFWRAHQVPMTDVKKNPEHLVLLEQWLRSYKPEELFDAQGRLIPELKELTPQGNRRVGANPHANGGLLRKDLRLPDFRDYGIDITKPGYLQAENTRPLGVFLRDVMRLNSNNFRVFGPDENTSNKLTAIYEVSKKFWIEEFLPEDLDGSELSTEGRVMEMLSEHTLEGWLEGYLLTGRHGFFSTYESFVHVIDSMINQHCKWLEICNHISWRTDISSLNLLITSTVWRQDHNGFTHQDPGFLDVVVNKSPGVTRIYLPPDVNTLLSVTNHCLNSKNYVNVIVSDKQLHLQYMSMEDAIVHCTKGIGIWDWASNDQGCEPDVIMASAGDIPTLEALAATVMLWEEFPDLKIRFINVVDLFRLQPSSEHPHGLSDKDFDSLFTLDKPIIFNFHGYPWLIHRLAYRRHNHANLHVRGYKEKGNINTPLELAISNNIDRFSLAMDVIDRVPKLRVAGAHAKEKFKNMQIECRNYAYEYGVDKTEILEWKWPGAPGGVAPAHEDAPTS, encoded by the coding sequence ATGGTAGCTAATCCCCCGAAACCAACGATCGAAGAATCGATTAGCTCATTTGGTGTCGCGAGATCCACCATTAAAGGCAACCCCCTCAGTCCTGAAGAACTAAAAAAGATGCATGCTTTTTGGCGTGCTGCCAATTATCTCGCAGTTGGGATGATTCATCTGAGAGAGAACCCGCTGCTTCAAGAACCGATCAAGCCAGAGCAGATCAAGAATCGCCTCTTGGGTCACTGGGGTTCCAGTCCGGGGATCAGCTTTATCTACACCCATATGAACCGGGTGATCAAGCAGCAAGATCTGGACATGATCTATGTGGTCGGTCCTGGACATGGTGCGCCCGGATTTCTCGGACCTTGCTATTTAGAGGGAACCTACTCGGAGATCTATCCCGACAAAAGCGAAGATCTGGAAGGAATGAAAAAATTCTTTAAGGAATTCTCCTTCCCCGGTGGCATTGGTAGCCACTGCACGCCCGAAACACCTGGCTCAATTCATGAGGGTGGCGAATTGGGCTACAGCCTGTCTCACGCCTACGGTGCTGCCTACGATAACCCTGATCTAATCGTTGTGGCGTTGGTCGGTGATGGCGAATCTGAAACAGGTCCTCTGGCAACGTCCTGGCACTCCAACAAGTTCATTAATCCCAGTCGGGATGGTGCAGTGCTGCCAATTCTGCATCTCAATGGCTATAAAATTAACAACCCCACAATCCCGGCAAGGATCAGTCATGAGGAGTTGGAAAATCTGTTTCGGGGTTATGGCTATAAGCCTTATTTTGTAGAAGGTTCAGATCCCGAATCGATGCATCAGGCAATGGCAGCGACCCTGGATCACTGTATTGCCGAAATTAAAGAAATTCAGCAAAAAGCCAGATCAACAGGAGTTGTAGAGCGTCCTCGTTGGCCGATGATTGTTTTCCGCAGTCCAAAGGGCTGGTCTGGCCCTGAATCGATCGATGGACACAAGGTTGAAGGGTTTTGGCGGGCGCATCAGGTGCCAATGACTGATGTGAAAAAGAATCCAGAACATCTAGTGTTGCTGGAGCAGTGGCTGCGGAGCTATAAGCCGGAAGAGCTGTTTGATGCACAGGGTCGGCTAATTCCCGAGCTGAAAGAGCTGACGCCTCAAGGAAATCGGCGGGTTGGTGCGAACCCTCATGCGAATGGTGGGCTATTGCGAAAAGATTTGCGCCTCCCAGATTTCCGAGATTATGGAATCGATATTACAAAGCCCGGTTATCTTCAGGCAGAAAACACTCGTCCACTAGGAGTTTTCCTGCGAGATGTAATGCGTCTCAATTCAAATAACTTCCGCGTCTTTGGACCTGACGAAAATACCTCAAACAAACTGACTGCGATCTATGAGGTCAGCAAGAAGTTTTGGATCGAGGAGTTTTTGCCAGAAGACCTGGACGGCAGCGAACTCTCCACTGAAGGACGAGTCATGGAGATGCTGAGTGAGCATACGCTTGAAGGCTGGCTTGAAGGCTATTTACTCACTGGACGGCATGGCTTCTTCTCAACCTATGAATCGTTTGTCCATGTGATCGATTCCATGATCAACCAGCACTGCAAATGGCTGGAGATCTGCAATCACATCTCCTGGAGAACTGATATTTCTTCGCTCAATTTGCTCATTACCTCAACGGTCTGGCGACAAGATCACAATGGATTTACCCATCAAGATCCAGGCTTTTTAGATGTTGTAGTGAACAAAAGCCCAGGAGTGACGCGCATCTATCTGCCGCCTGATGTCAATACACTGCTTTCAGTCACAAACCATTGTTTGAACAGTAAGAACTATGTCAATGTGATCGTTTCTGATAAGCAACTGCACTTGCAGTACATGAGCATGGAAGATGCGATCGTCCATTGCACCAAGGGCATTGGCATCTGGGACTGGGCAAGCAACGATCAAGGCTGCGAGCCGGATGTAATCATGGCTTCTGCTGGTGATATTCCAACACTAGAAGCACTCGCTGCAACGGTAATGCTCTGGGAAGAATTCCCTGATCTGAAGATTCGCTTTATCAATGTCGTTGATCTGTTCAGGCTGCAACCGAGTTCCGAGCATCCCCACGGCTTGAGTGACAAAGACTTTGATAGTCTGTTTACGCTCGATAAACCCATTATCTTTAACTTCCACGGTTATCCCTGGCTGATTCATCGCCTCGCTTATCGTCGCCATAATCATGCCAATCTGCATGTCCGGGGCTATAAGGAAAAGGGCAATATCAACACCCCACTGGAGCTAGCAATTAGCAACAACATCGATCGCTTTAGTCTGGCAATGGATGTGATCGATCGTGTGCCTAAATTGCGAGTTGCAGGGGCACATGCCAAAGAGAAATTCAAGAATATGCAGATTGAATGTCGTAACTACGCTTACGAATATGGCGTCGATAAAACTGAAATCCTGGAGTGGAAATGGCCGGGTGCGCCGGGTGGAGTTGCGCCTGCTCATGAAGATGCACCAACCAGTTAA
- a CDS encoding DUF4327 family protein — MLTNSLPKIRYSLDMIQEEVRCFLQKGKVSCHQPLYILCQCFPLRDWDLIVNELEQSGFLLRDRISELVPQKEWAND, encoded by the coding sequence ATGCTAACGAACTCACTCCCCAAAATCCGCTATTCGCTGGACATGATTCAAGAGGAAGTGCGCTGTTTTCTGCAAAAAGGCAAGGTGAGCTGTCATCAGCCGCTCTATATACTCTGCCAGTGCTTCCCGCTGCGCGATTGGGATCTGATTGTGAATGAGCTAGAGCAGAGTGGTTTTTTGCTGCGCGATCGCATCAGTGAATTAGTGCCTCAGAAGGAATGGGCAAACGACTAA
- a CDS encoding HHL1-like protein produces MPTNSGSGFGKPRSQPKTSSRSTQRARASQQYDRMKSDGLPEYEVYIRNQGKKTWYPVGVIAVKRSSQIHQAIFANKEDLLQGAFRLYPVLRKNQQQLEYGYRLKEDKDEPIQLAVQPQTTGLGGVQAAIAQVGDRLSSLFKRK; encoded by the coding sequence ATGCCAACAAATTCTGGTTCTGGATTTGGAAAACCTCGGTCTCAGCCCAAAACTTCTAGTCGATCGACGCAGCGGGCGCGAGCTTCTCAACAGTACGATCGAATGAAATCAGATGGTCTGCCGGAGTATGAGGTTTATATCCGGAATCAGGGCAAGAAAACTTGGTATCCGGTTGGCGTAATTGCAGTCAAGCGCTCCAGCCAGATTCATCAGGCAATTTTTGCGAACAAAGAGGATCTGCTGCAAGGAGCGTTCCGGCTTTATCCAGTTCTGCGGAAAAACCAGCAGCAGTTGGAATATGGCTACCGACTGAAAGAGGATAAAGATGAGCCAATCCAGCTTGCAGTTCAGCCTCAGACAACGGGGTTAGGTGGCGTTCAGGCAGCCATTGCTCAGGTGGGCGATCGGCTCTCTTCTCTGTTCAAACGCAAATAG
- a CDS encoding YetF domain-containing protein: protein MRDLQVDWASILTRDVPALEIITRGTIVYVALFLILRLVLKRQAGAVGMTDLLVVVLIADAAQNALAGDYHSIPDGILLVSTIIFWSYVLDWLGYHFPKMQRFIHPPPLPLIKNGQVLRHNMRKELITESELMTQIREQGVEDMKNVKLAFMEGDGYISIITTEEQAPVRNERRQDNRG from the coding sequence ATGCGAGATCTGCAAGTAGATTGGGCAAGCATTTTAACGCGAGATGTGCCTGCCCTGGAAATTATTACACGAGGTACGATCGTCTATGTTGCGCTCTTCCTAATTCTGCGTCTGGTGCTCAAACGGCAAGCGGGAGCCGTAGGCATGACCGATCTACTCGTGGTTGTATTAATTGCCGATGCAGCCCAAAATGCGCTTGCAGGAGACTATCATTCCATTCCTGATGGTATCCTTCTCGTTTCCACCATTATTTTCTGGAGCTATGTGCTGGATTGGTTAGGGTATCATTTTCCCAAAATGCAGCGCTTCATTCATCCACCGCCACTGCCGCTGATCAAAAATGGACAGGTGCTTCGACATAATATGCGAAAAGAATTGATTACCGAAAGCGAGTTGATGACTCAAATCCGGGAACAAGGGGTTGAAGATATGAAAAACGTGAAGCTGGCTTTTATGGAAGGCGACGGCTATATCAGCATTATCACAACCGAGGAGCAGGCTCCGGTTCGCAATGAGCGTCGCCAAGACAACCGAGGATAA
- a CDS encoding glutathione binding-like protein: MIELYYWPTPNGHKITIFLEEASLDYQIIPINIGAGDQFQPEFLRISPNNRMPAIVDQNPSDGGEPISVFESGAILLYLAEKTGLFLPSEPRGRKTVMEWLFWQIGGLGPMAGQNHHFVQYAPEQIPYAIDRYVRETNRLYGVMERQLVGRDYLAGDYSIADMACYPWVVPHQQQRQTLDDFPNLKRWFEQIHARPAVVRAYEKGQSVKNSPTMTEEGKKILFGQTAASVKPANS; encoded by the coding sequence ATGATTGAACTCTACTATTGGCCAACGCCCAACGGTCACAAGATTACAATCTTTCTCGAAGAAGCAAGCCTAGACTATCAAATCATTCCAATTAATATTGGAGCAGGCGATCAGTTCCAGCCAGAATTTCTGCGGATCTCTCCCAACAACCGCATGCCAGCGATCGTCGATCAAAACCCTTCTGATGGCGGCGAACCCATTTCTGTCTTTGAGTCGGGCGCCATTCTGCTTTATTTGGCAGAAAAAACGGGCTTGTTTCTCCCTTCCGAGCCGCGAGGACGGAAAACGGTAATGGAGTGGCTGTTCTGGCAGATTGGCGGCTTAGGACCGATGGCAGGGCAAAATCATCACTTTGTTCAGTATGCGCCAGAGCAAATTCCTTATGCGATCGATCGCTATGTGCGAGAAACCAATCGGCTTTATGGCGTGATGGAACGGCAGCTTGTCGGACGAGACTACCTGGCAGGCGACTATTCGATCGCAGATATGGCTTGCTACCCCTGGGTTGTGCCGCATCAGCAACAGCGACAGACTTTAGACGATTTCCCCAACCTGAAGCGCTGGTTTGAACAGATCCACGCTCGACCAGCAGTCGTCCGCGCCTACGAAAAAGGGCAGTCCGTGAAGAACAGCCCTACCATGACTGAAGAAGGCAAGAAAATCCTGTTTGGACAAACGGCTGCTTCAGTCAAACCTGCAAATTCATAA
- a CDS encoding DoxX family membrane protein, translating into MELLKRNKEILRVILAVCIIAAGISHFVVPEPYIKIVPGFLPAPAALVYLSGVIEIGLGIGLFVPALRQAAAWGLIALFIAVYPANINMAVNHIHLNGIPDTWWFHTFRLPFQFVLIAWAYWYTKPDRVVEQASSLG; encoded by the coding sequence ATGGAATTGCTCAAGCGAAACAAAGAAATATTGCGCGTCATTTTAGCCGTTTGTATTATTGCGGCAGGGATTTCTCACTTTGTTGTGCCAGAGCCTTATATCAAAATTGTGCCCGGATTTCTGCCAGCACCAGCAGCATTAGTCTATCTCAGTGGAGTGATTGAAATCGGGCTAGGGATAGGATTATTTGTTCCAGCACTACGTCAAGCGGCTGCCTGGGGATTGATTGCCCTCTTCATTGCGGTGTATCCCGCTAATATCAACATGGCAGTGAACCATATTCACTTAAACGGCATTCCAGATACCTGGTGGTTCCATACATTCCGGTTACCGTTTCAGTTTGTGCTCATTGCCTGGGCGTACTGGTATACGAAACCCGATCGGGTAGTAGAACAAGCTTCAAGCCTGGGATGA
- a CDS encoding response regulator transcription factor: MSEDHDQTQVSVLLVEDHALMRRGLKGQFALETGFRVVGEAVNGAEAVRLAAELEPDVVLMDIDLPVMDGISATQKIKSDRSTTRILALSAFDNDTQVMGMLAAGADGYCLKSIEWEQLIAVMHLIQGGGAYLDPQVARKVARLLKPPITTPEPVLANLQVPLLSTREREVLKLIADGRSNQEIAELLFLSLGTVKSYVRMILNKLSVDDRVQAAAKAVREGLI; this comes from the coding sequence ATGTCTGAGGATCATGACCAGACGCAAGTTAGCGTGTTGCTGGTGGAAGACCATGCCCTGATGCGGCGCGGCTTAAAGGGACAGTTTGCCCTGGAAACGGGGTTTAGAGTCGTGGGCGAAGCAGTGAACGGGGCAGAGGCAGTTCGGTTAGCAGCAGAGCTAGAGCCTGATGTCGTTCTGATGGATATTGACTTACCCGTGATGGATGGGATTAGTGCAACTCAGAAAATTAAGAGCGATCGGAGTACAACCCGAATTTTGGCACTCAGCGCGTTTGACAACGATACCCAGGTGATGGGCATGTTAGCCGCAGGTGCAGATGGATATTGCCTGAAGAGTATTGAATGGGAGCAGTTGATCGCAGTCATGCATCTTATTCAAGGCGGCGGCGCATATCTTGATCCCCAGGTCGCTCGTAAAGTTGCTCGGCTGTTAAAGCCACCCATTACTACACCAGAGCCAGTTTTAGCAAATCTACAGGTTCCCCTGCTCAGTACTCGTGAGCGAGAGGTGCTTAAGCTAATTGCTGATGGACGCTCAAACCAGGAAATTGCCGAACTGCTTTTTCTATCGCTGGGAACGGTTAAGTCTTATGTGCGGATGATCTTGAATAAGCTGAGCGTAGACGATCGGGTTCAGGCTGCGGCTAAAGCAGTTCGAGAAGGGTTAATCTAA
- a CDS encoding ATP-binding protein has translation MLDFLRRSPLKSSLQERLLAPLYTSFLLLVFLILIQAGLNLLLEIQYRKAVKGVQHSLLIEREGARLLGAVLDEQTSLRGYLLTGRQEILEPYRLRAQTAFQESFDQLHELVQQNPAQLQQLMQIRSTYDGWQRQFARRVLNGTANRTTLPGKTLFDPMRDHMNDLLQIEEEALKQRNQQVSYFSSLRTAMDVFSLLIILMGVAWNLWLLRRRVEQPLQTLTEVGQTWRTGQLDVRLNYSAPGEIGRLASVLDSMAWEIRDRQERSHLRNQQLEDLISALSHDLRTPLLATRATLRPMLNGGFGAVPESWREILEEYQQANEDLIKLVNTLLDVSRYESGGSHNLVHAPIDWQRILTRATAQVQASTQKQCEIIIHIAPVLPIVAGDPLEIQRVIQNLVDNAVRVSEVHQSILVEVMPWHKNQVKVAVCDRGSGILPHEKERLFHRFIQGRGRRGGAGLGLYLCRQIVEAHGGTISVDSQVGEGSTFWFVLPSTAED, from the coding sequence GTGCTAGATTTTTTGAGACGATCGCCCCTCAAGTCATCCCTACAAGAGCGTCTATTAGCACCCCTGTATACAAGCTTTTTGCTTCTGGTTTTTCTGATTCTGATTCAGGCAGGCTTAAATCTGCTGCTGGAAATTCAGTACCGCAAGGCAGTAAAAGGCGTTCAGCATTCTCTGCTAATTGAACGAGAAGGAGCACGGCTGCTCGGAGCTGTTTTAGATGAGCAAACCAGCCTGCGGGGTTATTTACTCACCGGACGGCAAGAAATCTTAGAGCCTTACCGCCTGCGAGCCCAAACTGCTTTTCAAGAGAGCTTTGACCAACTGCATGAACTCGTGCAGCAAAACCCGGCTCAGCTCCAACAGTTGATGCAAATTCGATCGACCTATGACGGTTGGCAACGCCAGTTTGCGCGACGGGTCTTAAACGGAACAGCAAATAGAACCACGCTGCCCGGAAAAACACTTTTTGATCCAATGCGGGATCACATGAACGACCTCTTACAAATTGAAGAAGAAGCCCTAAAACAGCGAAATCAGCAGGTCAGTTACTTCAGCAGCCTGAGAACGGCAATGGATGTTTTCAGCCTCTTGATCATTTTGATGGGGGTTGCCTGGAATCTATGGCTGCTGCGGCGACGGGTTGAGCAACCTTTGCAAACCCTGACAGAAGTTGGACAAACCTGGCGAACCGGACAGTTGGATGTGCGGCTTAACTATTCTGCTCCAGGTGAGATTGGGCGATTAGCATCTGTTTTAGACAGCATGGCTTGGGAGATCCGCGATCGCCAAGAGCGCAGCCACCTGCGAAATCAGCAGCTTGAAGACCTTATTTCTGCCCTCTCCCACGATTTACGCACCCCGCTCTTAGCAACCCGAGCAACTCTGCGTCCCATGTTAAATGGGGGGTTTGGAGCTGTGCCGGAAAGCTGGCGCGAAATTTTGGAGGAATATCAGCAAGCAAATGAGGACTTGATTAAGCTCGTCAATACGCTGCTAGATGTCTCGCGCTATGAGTCTGGTGGCAGCCATAACTTAGTTCATGCCCCGATCGACTGGCAGAGAATTTTGACTCGTGCCACGGCTCAGGTTCAGGCAAGTACACAGAAACAGTGCGAGATTATCATTCATATTGCTCCAGTGTTGCCGATCGTGGCAGGTGATCCGCTGGAGATTCAGCGAGTCATCCAAAATTTAGTTGATAATGCAGTGCGAGTCAGTGAAGTGCATCAATCAATTCTGGTGGAGGTCATGCCCTGGCACAAGAATCAGGTGAAGGTTGCGGTCTGCGATCGAGGATCGGGAATCCTGCCTCATGAAAAAGAGCGTCTTTTCCATCGGTTTATCCAAGGCAGAGGACGGCGGGGTGGTGCAGGGTTGGGGCTTTATTTGTGTCGTCAGATTGTGGAAGCTCATGGCGGTACCATCAGTGTTGATAGCCAAGTCGGTGAAGGCAGCACTTTTTGGTTTGTTCTACCGTCCACTGCGGAGGATTGA
- a CDS encoding phosphatase PAP2 family protein, which yields MLNAGLWLLMASPHPWHLAQSFFNFIYQKVVAHRGMLLLLLVGIFAPLYIFGELAEDIWKNEGGFTWDIPILLAIHSTVQPQLDRFAELLTKTGVFWGVFPVAIGLTLFFLIRKRWHQAAFFLMALLGSAVINRTAKVLLHRVRPHLWTSPAPEFDYGFPSGHAMSSMTLVAALVILSWKSRWRWVALIVGGLYVLAIGWTRMYLGVHYPSDILAGWMASIAWTVGVSLLIKPFAAKQPVPLDEQG from the coding sequence ATGCTTAACGCAGGTCTCTGGCTGCTTATGGCATCTCCTCATCCCTGGCATCTCGCGCAATCGTTTTTCAACTTTATCTATCAAAAAGTTGTGGCTCATCGAGGAATGCTGCTGCTGCTGCTTGTGGGCATCTTTGCACCGCTTTATATTTTTGGAGAACTTGCAGAGGACATCTGGAAGAACGAGGGCGGATTTACCTGGGATATTCCGATTTTGCTTGCAATTCACTCAACAGTGCAGCCTCAACTCGATCGCTTTGCTGAACTGCTGACAAAAACTGGCGTATTTTGGGGCGTGTTTCCGGTGGCGATCGGTTTAACGCTGTTTTTCCTGATCCGAAAACGGTGGCACCAGGCAGCTTTTTTCCTGATGGCGCTTCTGGGTAGTGCTGTTATTAATCGCACTGCAAAAGTACTGCTCCATCGAGTTCGTCCGCATCTATGGACATCACCAGCCCCAGAGTTTGATTATGGTTTTCCAAGCGGACATGCGATGTCTAGTATGACGCTTGTTGCTGCACTGGTGATTTTAAGCTGGAAGTCTCGGTGGCGCTGGGTTGCTTTAATTGTTGGCGGACTTTATGTGCTGGCGATCGGCTGGACAAGAATGTATTTGGGCGTGCATTACCCGAGTGATATTTTGGCAGGTTGGATGGCATCGATCGCCTGGACAGTTGGCGTTAGTTTGTTGATTAAGCCTTTTGCAGCGAAGCAACCTGTGCCGTTGGATGAGCAAGGATGA